In Candidatus Coatesbacteria bacterium, one DNA window encodes the following:
- a CDS encoding V-type ATP synthase subunit K produces MGLVWSYLGAALAVALAGIGSAIGIGYVGQAASGVMSEDPRNFGKYLVLTALPGTQGIYGFVAGFLVLNKIGALGQISPELGLQIFLASLPIALAGLFSAIHQGKVCTSGVGLTAKQPSESGKALVLGVFVEFYAVLGLLLTIFLLNAIG; encoded by the coding sequence ATGGGCCTTGTGTGGTCCTATCTCGGCGCCGCCCTCGCCGTCGCCCTGGCCGGTATCGGTTCGGCCATCGGCATCGGCTACGTCGGTCAGGCGGCCTCCGGCGTGATGTCGGAAGATCCCCGCAACTTCGGTAAGTACTTGGTGCTGACGGCCCTGCCCGGCACCCAGGGCATCTACGGCTTCGTCGCCGGCTTCCTGGTGCTGAACAAGATCGGCGCCCTGGGACAGATCAGCCCGGAACTGGGCCTGCAGATCTTCCTGGCCAGCCTGCCCATCGCCCTGGCCGGTCTGTTCTCGGCCATTCATCAGGGCAAGGTCTGCACCTCCGGTGTCGGCCTGACGGCCAAGCAGCCCTCGGAAAGCGGCAAGGCGTTGGTGCTGGGCGTTTTCGTCGAGTTCTACGCCGTCCTGGGCCTGCTGTTGACCATCTTCCTGCTCAACGCCATCGGCTGA